In Tripterygium wilfordii isolate XIE 37 chromosome 15, ASM1340144v1, whole genome shotgun sequence, one DNA window encodes the following:
- the LOC120016611 gene encoding phosphatidylinositol 4-kinase gamma 5-like, protein MATATLKSPLSGECNDNRRMERQPSGRRRVFVQTETGIVLGIELDRSDNAHTVKRRLQLALNVPTDERSLIFGDLVFKNDLSSVRNDSPLLLTRNHIHRSSSTPCLSPAGKDLQHRDQSGPIEILGFSNHFAGTRSLVQEIVMAMKYGIDPVPIRSGLGGAYYFRNCNGDNVAIVKPTDEEPYAPNNPKGFVGKSLGQPGLKRSVRVGETGFREVAAFLLDHDHFASVPPTALVKVTHSIFNVNDGVSKYKHQQKKDVSKIASLQRYIPHDFDASDHGTSSFPVAAVHRIGILDIRILNTDRHAGNLLVRKLDGMGSFGEVELVPIDHGLCLPESLEDPYFEWIHWPQASIPFSEDELEYIDRLDPLRESEMLRMELPMIREACLRVLVLCTVFLKEAATFGLCLAEIGGMMSRDFRGHEDEPSELELVCIEAREMLAERALVSYEAKTGDNEDFQFDVDCEESNLISDMEERATKTLSAGSELENGWHPLSKLEESVEEVEAEGGSWGNEISLQKDEYTLPAWGHHSTVSKLATSLKRMTLRKKSCQCKGTIKKNRYLAGISSGDRSMNEEFPASTSFVKLADMNEEEWMQYLEIFQQLLYPAFTSHRSESVVGMQRQRLGTSCQF, encoded by the coding sequence ATGGCAACTGCAACCTTGAAAAGCCCCCTTAGTGGTGAGTGTAATGACAATAGGAGAATGGAAAGACAACCTTCTGGAAGAAGGCGTGTATTTGTGCAGACTGAAACTGGCATTGTTTTGGGTATAGAGTTAGATAGAAGTGACAATGCCCATACAGTGAAGAGGAGACTGCAGCTTGCCCTCAATGTTCCAACTGATGAGAGGTCATTGATATTTGGTGATTTGGTGTTCAAGAATGATCTCAGTTCTGTCAGAAATGATTCTCCACTTCTTCTAACCAGGAACCATATTCACAGAAGCTCATCCACTCCTTGTCTCTCACCTGCAGGGAAGGATCTTCAGCATAGAGATCAGAGTGGTCCAATTGAGATATTGGGATTCTCAAATCACTTTGCCGGTACAAGAAGTCTTGTACAGGAAATTGTTATGGCAATGAAGTATGGCATTGATCCTGTTCCTATTCGTAGTGGACTTGGGGGTGCTTACTATTTCAGAAATTGCAATGGTGATAATGTTGCCATCGTGAAGCCCACTGATGAGGAACCTTATGCACCCAACAATCCGAAAGGGTTTGTTGGAAAATCTTTGGGCCAGCCTGGCCTGAAGCGTTCAGTACGAGTTGGGGAAACAGGATTTAGAGAAGTGGCAGCTTTCCTTCTTGACCATGATCACTTTGCCAGTGTGCCACCTACTGCTCTTGTGAAGGTCACCCACTCAATTTTCAATGTCAATGATGGAGTAAGCAAATATAAGCATCAGCAGAAGAAGGATGTCAGCAAGATTGCATCCCTTCAGCGGTACATACCTCATGATTTTGATGCTAGCGACCATGGAACTTCAAGCTTTCCCGTTGCTGCTGTACATAGGATAGGGATTTTAGATATTCGGATTTTGAATACAGACAGACATGCTGGAAACCTCCTGGTCAGAAAGCTTGACGGGATGGGGAGTTTTGGTGAAGTAGAGCTTGTTCCGATTGATCATGGCCTTTGCCTTCCAGAGAGCTTGGAGGACCCATATTTTGAGTGGATCCACTGGCCGCAGGCATCGATTCCTTTTTCAGAGGATGAGCTAGAGTATATAGATCGTCTTGACCCTTTGCGGGAATCTGAAATGCTTAGAATGGAGCTGCCCATGATTCGGGAGGCGTGTCTCCGGGTTTTGGTTCTTTGCACAGTGTTCCTCAAGGAAGCAGCTACTTTTGGTCTGTGTCTTGCTGAGATTGGGGGGATGATGAGTAGGGACTTTCGAGGCCATGAGGATGAGCCAAGTGAGCTTGAGTTAGTATGTATTGAAGCTAGGGAAATGTTAGCGGAGAGGGCATTGGTTTCTTACGAGGCAAAAACAGGAGATAACGAGGATTTTCAGTTTGATGTTGACTGTGAAGAGTCAAATTTGATTTCAGATATGGAAGAGAGGGCAACCAAAACGCTTTCTGCTGGGTCAGAACTTGAAAATGGTTGGCATCCACTTTCCAAGCTGGAGGAGAGTGTAGAGGAGGTGGAAGCCGAGGGTGGGAGTTGGGGGAATGAAATATCTTTACAGAAGGATGAGTATACTCTCCCAGCATGGGGCCACCATTCAACTGTTTCAAAGTTGGCTACGTCACTGAAAAGGATGACCCTCCGCAAAAAGAGTTGTCAATGCAAGGgcacaataaagaaaaacagGTATTTAGCTGGCATATCTTCTGGAGATCGGAGTATGAATGAAGAGTTTCCTGCAAGCACTAGTTTTGTGAAACTTGCTGATATGAACGAAGAGGAGTGGATGCAGTACCTTGAAATTTTTCAGCAGTTACTGTACCCTGCATTTACTAGTCATAGATCTGAAAGTGTGGTTGGAATGCAGAGACAGAGGCTTGGAACCTCATGCCAGTTCTGA